A window from Drosophila miranda strain MSH22 chromosome Y unlocalized genomic scaffold, D.miranda_PacBio2.1 Contig_Y2_pilon, whole genome shotgun sequence encodes these proteins:
- the LOC117193403 gene encoding immune-induced peptide 2-like — protein MKFFSVVTVFLLGLLALANAVPLSPDPGNVVINGDCKYCNVHGGK, from the exons ATGAAGTTCTTCTCAGTTGTCACCGTCTTTCTGCTCGGTCTGCTCGCCCTAGCCAATG CTGTTCCCCTGTCGCCCGATCCCGGCAATGTGGTCATCAACGGCGACTGCAAGTACTGCAATGTCCATGGAGGAAAGTAG